The uncultured Bacteroides sp. genome has a segment encoding these proteins:
- the purB gene encoding adenylosuccinate lyase, giving the protein MKLDLLTAISPIDGRYRGKAEALATYFSEFALIKYRVQVEVEYFITLCELPLPQLKGVGEDVFESLRKIYRNFSEADAQRIKDIESVTNHDVKAVEYFLKEEFDKLGGLEEYKEFIHFGLTSQDINNTSIPLSIKEALQDVYYPLIEELIAQLKKYANDWAEISMLAKTHGQPASPTRLGKEIMVFAYRLERQLATLKACPVTAKFGGATGNYNAHHVAYPSFDWKAFGNRFVSEKLGLEREEYTTQISNYDNLSAIFDAMKRINTIMVDMNRDFWMYISMEYFKQKIKAGEVGSSAMPHKVNPIDFENAEGNLGIANAILDHLSSKLPVSRLQRDLTDSTVLRNVGVPFGHVLIAIQSSLKGLRKLILNETAIYNDLDNCWSVVAEAIQTILRREAYPHPYEALKALTRTNQAITEASIKEFIEELNVSEEIKKELRRITPHSYTGI; this is encoded by the coding sequence ATGAAACTTGATTTACTTACGGCGATCTCACCGATTGATGGCCGATACAGAGGCAAAGCTGAGGCTTTAGCTACTTACTTTTCTGAGTTTGCATTGATTAAATATCGTGTGCAGGTTGAGGTAGAGTATTTTATTACCTTGTGTGAACTGCCTTTGCCACAACTCAAAGGAGTGGGTGAGGATGTTTTTGAGTCCTTGAGGAAGATATATCGTAACTTTTCAGAAGCCGATGCACAACGCATTAAGGATATTGAAAGTGTGACGAATCATGACGTGAAAGCTGTTGAGTATTTCCTGAAAGAGGAATTCGACAAGCTGGGCGGTCTGGAAGAGTATAAGGAGTTTATACACTTTGGACTTACTTCACAAGATATTAATAATACATCAATTCCGTTATCTATAAAAGAAGCGTTGCAGGATGTTTATTATCCCTTGATAGAAGAGCTTATTGCGCAGTTGAAAAAATACGCAAATGACTGGGCAGAGATTTCAATGCTTGCTAAGACTCATGGTCAGCCTGCATCACCAACCCGTTTGGGTAAGGAAATTATGGTGTTTGCTTACCGTCTGGAACGTCAGTTGGCTACTCTTAAAGCTTGTCCGGTAACTGCAAAGTTTGGTGGTGCAACAGGAAATTACAATGCGCATCATGTGGCTTACCCATCTTTTGACTGGAAGGCTTTTGGTAATCGCTTTGTTTCTGAGAAACTGGGATTGGAACGTGAGGAGTATACAACACAGATTTCAAATTATGATAATCTGTCTGCTATCTTTGACGCCATGAAGCGTATCAATACTATTATGGTTGATATGAACCGTGACTTTTGGATGTATATTTCAATGGAATATTTTAAGCAGAAGATTAAAGCTGGTGAAGTGGGCTCAAGTGCAATGCCTCATAAGGTAAATCCGATTGACTTTGAAAATGCAGAAGGAAACCTTGGAATAGCAAATGCTATCCTTGATCATTTGTCTTCAAAATTACCGGTTTCCCGTTTGCAGCGCGACTTAACAGATTCTACTGTACTTCGTAATGTAGGTGTTCCATTTGGACATGTGCTTATTGCTATTCAGAGTTCGTTGAAAGGTTTACGTAAATTGATATTAAACGAAACTGCTATTTATAATGATTTGGATAATTGCTGGAGTGTAGTTGCTGAGGCTATTCAGACAATTCTTCGTCGTGAAGCTTATCCGCATCCGTATGAAGCATTGAAGGCATTGACAAGAACTAATCAGGCTATCACAGAAGCTTCTATTAAGGAATTTATTGAAGAACTAAATGTTAGCGAGGAAATAAAGAAAGAATTGAGACGTATAACTCCACATAGTTATACTGGGATCTAA
- a CDS encoding pseudouridine synthase, whose translation MSTDNENWRDSNKESRGASRDGNKSFNREGFGRRDDSRPSFNRDGKFNREGRPSREGGDRPSRPSFSRGSSDRPSFNRPSRPYNREGGDRPSFNREGGDRPRPSFNREGGDRPRPSFNREGGDRPSFNREGGDRPRPSFNREGGDRPRPSFNREGGDRPRPSFNREGGDRPRPSFNREGGDRPRPSFNREGGDRPRPSFNREGGDRPSFNREGSDRPRPSFNREGGDRPRPSFNRGEDKPWRKNENQEGGEDRPRFRRPSSNYGGPSIPREGEDGRSRRPRFSSNDGRSQGFARPVRRRSDDYDPNAKYSEKKRIEYKEQFADPNEPIRLNKYLANAGVCSRREADEFITAGVVSVNGEIITELGTKVKRTDVVKFHEETVSLESKVYVLLNKPKDCVTTSDDPQARLTVMDLVKGACEERIYPVGRLDRNTTGVLLLTNDGDLASKLTHPQFLKKKIYHVFLDKNVTKHDMEQIAAGVELEDGEIHADAISYATETDKDQVGIEIHSGKNRIVRRIFESLGYKVIKLDRVFFAGLTKKSLRRGEWRYLTEQEVNMLRMGAFE comes from the coding sequence ATGAGTACAGACAACGAAAATTGGCGAGATTCTAACAAAGAGAGTAGAGGCGCCAGCCGTGATGGTAATAAGTCTTTTAACAGAGAAGGATTTGGCCGTCGAGATGACAGTAGACCTTCTTTTAACAGAGATGGTAAGTTTAACCGTGAAGGACGTCCTAGTCGTGAAGGTGGTGATCGCCCCTCACGCCCTTCTTTTAGCAGAGGCAGCAGTGACCGCCCTAGCTTCAATCGTCCTTCCCGTCCATATAATAGAGAAGGTGGAGACCGTCCGTCATTTAACCGCGAAGGCGGCGACAGACCACGTCCTTCTTTCAATCGTGAAGGTGGAGATCGTCCACGCCCATCATTTAACCGTGAAGGTGGAGATCGTCCGTCATTTAACCGTGAAGGTGGTGACAGACCACGTCCTTCTTTCAACCGCGAAGGCGGTGATCGTCCACGCCCATCATTTAACCGTGAAGGTGGCGACAGACCACGTCCTTCATTTAACCGTGAAGGTGGAGATCGTCCGCGCCCATCATTTAATCGTGAAGGTGGCGACAGACCTCGTCCTTCTTTTAATCGCGAAGGTGGAGATCGTCCACGCCCATCATTTAACCGTGAAGGTGGAGATCGTCCGTCATTTAACCGTGAAGGTAGTGACAGACCTCGTCCTTCTTTTAATCGTGAAGGTGGTGATCGTCCGCGTCCATCATTTAATCGTGGTGAAGATAAACCTTGGAGAAAAAATGAAAATCAAGAAGGCGGAGAAGATCGTCCAAGATTCCGTCGTCCTAGTAGCAATTACGGTGGCCCATCTATTCCTAGAGAAGGTGAAGATGGTAGATCACGTCGTCCTAGATTCTCATCGAACGATGGCAGATCTCAAGGATTTGCACGCCCGGTTCGCAGAAGAAGCGATGATTATGATCCAAATGCTAAGTATAGCGAAAAGAAAAGAATTGAATATAAGGAACAGTTCGCAGATCCTAATGAACCAATCCGTTTAAATAAATATCTTGCAAATGCAGGTGTTTGTTCACGTCGTGAAGCTGATGAGTTTATTACAGCCGGAGTTGTTTCGGTAAATGGTGAAATTATCACTGAACTTGGAACAAAGGTTAAACGTACTGATGTGGTTAAATTCCACGAAGAAACTGTATCTTTAGAAAGTAAGGTGTATGTTTTGCTAAACAAACCTAAAGATTGTGTTACTACTTCTGATGATCCTCAGGCTAGACTTACAGTAATGGACTTAGTGAAAGGTGCATGTGAGGAAAGAATTTATCCTGTAGGACGTCTTGACCGTAACACTACTGGTGTATTGTTGCTGACTAATGATGGTGATTTGGCTTCTAAACTGACTCATCCTCAGTTCTTGAAAAAGAAAATCTATCATGTTTTCTTAGATAAGAATGTAACTAAACATGATATGGAGCAAATTGCTGCCGGTGTAGAACTGGAAGATGGCGAAATTCATGCAGACGCAATTAGCTATGCTACTGAAACGGATAAAGATCAGGTAGGAATTGAAATCCACTCTGGTAAAAACCGTATCGTTCGTCGTATATTTGAATCTTTAGGATACAAAGTAATTAAGTTGGACCGTGTATTCTTTGCCGGACTGACTAAGAAGAGCCTTCGTCGTGGTGAGTGGAGATATCTCACAGAGCAGGAAGTGAACATGCTTCGAATGGGAGCTTTTGAATAA